The sequence below is a genomic window from bacterium.
GCCTGCTCATGGAACCCCGCGGCTTCCCTGTAGTGTCCCCGGCTGCTGGCCAGCCGCGCCAGTTCGTGATAGATCGTGACGAGCTCCGGCATCATGCTCGACCTGCGGCACTGGGCCGCCGCCTCCTGAAGGGCGGCCATCGCGCTTTTGACATCTTCGCGCTCCGCCGCCAGCAACCCGAGCACGATCCGCGCTCGCGCCTCCTCGTCCGGCAGATGCACCTCCCGGCTCCGCGTGATCGCCCGATCGGCGACCTCCTCCGCCAGCCGTCGCTCCCCGCAAATGAAGTGGCACCGCGCCAGCTCCGTCAGCGTCCGGCACTCCCCCACCCCATCCCCCAATCGCTGCTTGATCGCGAGGCTCACCTGAAAGTGCTCTAGCGCCTCCCGCGGCCGTCCCGTCTGCAGCAGCACGATCCCCAGACTGTTCCGTACGTACGACGTAGACTGGAGGTCCTCGTACTGCTCGAACAGCGCCCGCGCCCGCTCGTACAAGCCCATCGCCTGCTCGAGGTCGCCGCTCGCGCTCAGCACGTTCCCTAATCCCATCAGCGCCTCGCCAACCCGCTCCGGTCGCTGCGCCCCTTCGAAGAGGGCGCGCGCGCTCGTGTACGCCTCGATCGCCTCATCGACCCGGCCCATCCGCCCGAGCACCGTCCCGAGATACAACTGGATCTCCCCCGCCAGCTGCGGCTCCGCACCCCCCAAGCGTGGGAGGACACCGAGCGCCTCCTTGTAGAGCGTCATGGCCTGCGGAAATCGCCCCTGCCGGTGCGCGACCGTCGCCAACCCGTGCAGCGCGCGGCACTCCACCAACGCGTCCCCCGCCGCCCGCCCCTCGTGCAGCGCGTCTTCTAGACTGACCCGAGCTTCCTCCAGGCGCCGCAGGCCCAGTAGGGCTTCCCCCAACCCCACCCGCGCCTGCCGCTGCATCGCCCGGCTGCGCCCCGCCGCCGCCAAGGTCTGCAGCTCCGCGAACGCCGTCCGCGCCGCCTCATACTGGCGCCGGCTCAACTCACCCCGGCCCCGGCTCGCCAGCACGGCCAGCAGCTTCTCAGACGCCGCGCCCGCGCCGTCGAGAAAGTAGGCGACCGGTTGGCCCAGCCGCGCCGCGAGCCGCTCCAACGTGGCCACCGATGGCTTCGCCCGGTCATGCTCCAAGAGGCTGATGAACCCTTTCGTCAGGTCGGGCGTCCCAAGCGCTTCCTGGGTCAGCCCCGCTGCCTGCCGTGCTTTCCGGATTCGCTGCCCTAACGTCAGCCTGGACATACGCCTCCAGCTCGAACCCGGGGTGGGTTTATGGGCACTCAACCCCCGTCGAAGTTCATTAACTCTCCTTGGAATCCTTTCTCGTCGGACAGCCTTACCCTG
It includes:
- a CDS encoding tetratricopeptide repeat protein, producing the protein MSRLTLGQRIRKARQAAGLTQEALGTPDLTKGFISLLEHDRAKPSVATLERLAARLGQPVAYFLDGAGAASEKLLAVLASRGRGELSRRQYEAARTAFAELQTLAAAGRSRAMQRQARVGLGEALLGLRRLEEARVSLEDALHEGRAAGDALVECRALHGLATVAHRQGRFPQAMTLYKEALGVLPRLGGAEPQLAGEIQLYLGTVLGRMGRVDEAIEAYTSARALFEGAQRPERVGEALMGLGNVLSASGDLEQAMGLYERARALFEQYEDLQSTSYVRNSLGIVLLQTGRPREALEHFQVSLAIKQRLGDGVGECRTLTELARCHFICGERRLAEEVADRAITRSREVHLPDEEARARIVLGLLAAEREDVKSAMAALQEAAAQCRRSSMMPELVTIYHELARLASSRGHYREAAGFHEQA